Proteins encoded by one window of Rhodobacteraceae bacterium IMCC1335:
- the murB gene encoding UDP-N-acetylmuramate dehydrogenase: MVNMPAPKGQLTANRPLADLTWMRVGGPADFFFLPKNKEDLLYFMNNLCDNIDVFPIGVGSNVIVRDGGVRAVVIRLGRAFNHIEISGNQIRVGAAVLDAHLAKQAAQAGLDLTFLRTIPGAIGGAVKMNAGCYGTYVADVLETVEVVLRSGVCKTLSAKNLNLRYRASDLPEGCVITAATFRAKAGDPKELAARMQEQLLRRDQSQPTKLRSAGSTFRNPAGFSSTGRPDDDHSLKAWKVIDEAGLRGARIGGAQISPQHANFMINTGDASAKDLEDLGEMVRKKVFQSSGIQLEWEIMRVGDHQPE, from the coding sequence ATGGTGAATATGCCCGCCCCCAAAGGCCAATTGACGGCCAATCGACCATTGGCCGACTTAACTTGGATGCGCGTTGGTGGCCCTGCTGATTTCTTTTTTCTTCCAAAAAATAAAGAAGATTTATTATATTTTATGAATAACTTATGCGATAATATTGATGTATTTCCAATAGGGGTTGGAAGCAATGTGATTGTGCGTGATGGTGGGGTACGCGCTGTTGTCATACGGTTGGGGCGCGCGTTTAATCACATTGAAATTTCGGGCAATCAAATCAGGGTTGGCGCGGCCGTTCTGGATGCGCATCTTGCCAAGCAGGCGGCACAAGCTGGGCTGGATCTGACATTCTTGCGCACCATTCCCGGTGCGATTGGCGGCGCTGTGAAAATGAACGCGGGCTGTTATGGGACCTATGTGGCGGATGTTTTGGAGACGGTTGAGGTGGTGTTGCGCTCTGGTGTCTGTAAAACCTTATCCGCTAAAAATCTAAATTTGCGGTATCGCGCCAGCGATCTTCCTGAGGGTTGCGTTATTACGGCCGCCACGTTTCGCGCCAAGGCGGGCGATCCGAAAGAGCTGGCCGCGCGCATGCAAGAACAGCTGCTGAGGCGGGATCAATCGCAGCCGACAAAGTTGCGCAGCGCGGGCAGCACGTTTCGTAATCCGGCCGGGTTTTCCAGCACGGGGCGGCCAGATGATGATCACAGCTTAAAGGCATGGAAAGTGATTGATGAGGCTGGTTTGCGCGGCGCGCGCATCGGCGGTGCGCAAATCAGCCCGCAGCACGCAAACTTTATGATCAATACCGGAGATGCCAGCGCCAAAGATTTAGAAGATTTGGGCGAAATGGTGCGAAAAAAGGTTTTCCAATCCAGCGGAATACAGCTAGAGTGGGAGATTATGCGGGTTGGGGATCACCAACCGGAATGA
- the rpmF gene encoding 50S ribosomal protein L32: protein MAVQQNKVSKSRRNNRRAHDALSAANPNECPNCGELKRPHHVCASCGHYAEREVIALVDEIDLDEDAA from the coding sequence ATGGCCGTCCAACAGAATAAAGTATCCAAATCGCGCCGGAACAACCGTCGCGCCCATGACGCCCTTTCTGCGGCCAATCCAAATGAGTGCCCAAATTGCGGCGAACTCAAGCGGCCACATCACGTCTGCGCATCATGTGGGCATTACGCAGAGCGTGAAGTCATTGCTCTGGTAGATGAGATCGATCTGGACGAAGACGCGGCCTAA
- a CDS encoding GNAT family N-acetyltransferase: MLKKAKYAARLAENLQDVQSAQTLRCLAFNMRSENGLDQDRFDDICAHMLIEEVATGALVCCFRLLHLNGGSDIEKSYSAQFYELSALQSFDGKLVEMGRFCIHPQNQDPDILRVAWGALTQFVDAQKVDFLFGCTSFRGTDTKAYLDAFAMLRDKHLAPKRWLPRVKAPNVFKFASRLRRQPDVRLAMRHMPPLLRSYLLMGGWVSDHAVVDKHMNTLHVFTGVEVGQIPPARKRLLRALS; the protein is encoded by the coding sequence ATGTTAAAAAAAGCTAAATATGCCGCCAGGCTTGCCGAAAATCTTCAAGATGTTCAGTCTGCACAAACGTTGCGGTGTCTGGCGTTCAATATGCGGTCTGAAAATGGCCTTGATCAAGACCGGTTCGATGATATATGCGCGCATATGCTGATCGAAGAGGTCGCAACAGGCGCGCTTGTATGTTGTTTCAGGCTGCTTCATCTAAATGGCGGCAGCGATATCGAAAAAAGCTATTCTGCGCAGTTTTACGAGTTATCAGCTTTGCAAAGCTTTGATGGAAAACTGGTTGAAATGGGGCGCTTTTGCATCCATCCGCAAAATCAAGATCCTGATATTCTGCGGGTGGCTTGGGGCGCGTTAACCCAGTTTGTCGATGCCCAAAAGGTAGATTTTCTGTTTGGATGCACGTCGTTTCGCGGCACTGACACGAAAGCCTATTTGGATGCGTTTGCGATGCTGCGCGACAAGCATCTGGCGCCAAAGCGGTGGTTGCCGCGGGTGAAGGCCCCCAATGTGTTTAAATTTGCGTCGCGCTTGCGGCGACAGCCTGATGTTCGTTTGGCGATGCGTCATATGCCGCCTTTGCTGCGCAGCTATTTGTTAATGGGCGGTTGGGTCAGTGATCATGCGGTTGTAGACAAACATATGAACACGCTGCATGTATTTACCGGGGTTGAGGTTGGCCAAATTCCGCCCGCGCGCAAACGGCTTTTGCGGGCGCTCTCTTGA
- the plsX gene encoding phosphate acyltransferase PlsX, whose protein sequence is MTTSIENTKVASGKIVLSIDAMGGDRGPAAVVAGIARAAKQNEHLHFILHGKKSALDLQVAKRRALWGRVDIRDTSDVVSMDDKPSQVLRSGKNTSMWSAIDSVRNGEAEVCVSCGNTGALMALSVIRLRKLPGVNRPAIAILWPSNNRQGFNVMLDVGADIRADAQDLLQYALMGASYARTGLALARPRVGLLNVGTEDNKGRPELREAHALISQNAEDHDFTFVGFVEGGDIPGTKADVIITDGFTGNVALKTGEGTASLIGLLLREAFKFSPLSRLAQVLAITSLQRLRKRIDPRRVNGGVFLGLNGTVVKSHGSADALGISAAVKLAVDLAQSQFSQNLAARLASIDAIPHDAPTTEQETE, encoded by the coding sequence ATGACCACTTCGATTGAAAATACGAAGGTGGCGTCCGGCAAAATTGTACTCAGCATTGATGCGATGGGTGGAGATCGTGGCCCGGCCGCGGTTGTGGCAGGGATTGCCCGTGCCGCAAAACAGAATGAGCATCTGCATTTCATCCTACATGGCAAAAAATCGGCGCTGGATCTGCAAGTGGCCAAGCGCCGGGCGCTGTGGGGCCGCGTTGACATACGCGACACCAGCGATGTTGTTTCAATGGATGATAAACCTAGTCAGGTGTTACGATCGGGGAAAAATACCTCGATGTGGTCTGCCATCGATTCGGTCCGCAACGGTGAAGCAGAGGTCTGTGTTTCCTGTGGCAATACGGGCGCGTTAATGGCGCTAAGCGTGATCCGCTTGCGCAAGCTGCCAGGCGTTAACCGCCCCGCGATAGCAATCCTATGGCCCTCCAACAACCGGCAAGGATTTAATGTTATGCTGGATGTTGGCGCCGATATCCGGGCCGATGCTCAGGATCTTTTACAATACGCGCTTATGGGGGCCTCTTACGCGCGAACCGGTTTGGCTCTTGCGCGCCCGCGCGTTGGCCTTTTAAACGTTGGCACCGAAGATAATAAAGGCCGCCCAGAGCTGCGCGAAGCGCATGCGCTCATCAGCCAAAATGCCGAAGATCATGATTTTACCTTCGTGGGTTTTGTCGAAGGTGGGGATATTCCTGGCACCAAAGCGGATGTGATTATAACCGACGGGTTCACCGGCAATGTCGCCTTGAAAACTGGCGAAGGCACGGCCAGCCTGATCGGTTTGTTGCTGCGCGAGGCGTTTAAGTTTTCACCCCTGTCTCGTCTGGCGCAAGTATTGGCCATCACTTCTCTGCAGCGGCTTCGAAAACGCATTGATCCAAGGCGGGTAAATGGCGGCGTGTTTCTTGGGCTGAACGGCACGGTTGTAAAATCGCATGGATCCGCCGATGCGCTGGGGATATCTGCCGCTGTGAAACTGGCCGTAGATCTCGCGCAATCGCAGTTTTCTCAAAATCTCGCCGCGCGGCTTGCATCTATTGACGCGATACCCCACGATGCCCCAACCACAGAGCAAGAAACGGAATAA
- a CDS encoding ATP-binding cassette domain-containing protein, which translates to MARTPLLQLKDISLTFGGNPIFDGMDLIVQPGDRVALVGRNGSGKSTLMKVMSGLVDADRGSRVLAPASSVGYMEQDPQMHGFDTLGDFAISGLEPSDYYRVERAAEGLKFQPDRPVTTASGGERRRAALAKLMAEAPELMLLDEPTNHLDIQAISWLEEELRSTRAAFVLISHDRRFLERLTRAILWIDRGAVRRNEVGFSEFEAWRDKLWEEEDIQRHKLDRKIKSEARWAVEGISARRKRNQGRVRALQDLRRERSSMIKRQDRAAMALEAGHKSGRKVIEAEAIGKRFGDQELFKNFSIKIQRGDRVAFVGPNGVGKTTLLKILLGELPADTGRVVLGTNLLVSVFDQSRAQLDPEMSLWDSLTGDPEMRVSGKADQILVRGQPKHVVGYLKEFLFDEARARAPVKSLSGGEKARLLLAKIMARQSNLLVLDEPTNDLDVETLDLLQELLADYDGTVLLVSHDRDFLDRTVNMTVALEGDGQATLYAGGWSDYQSQRKPQIDPLEPVEKKKIKATSQNIDKNDENTLSFVEQHRLKKLPDVIARLEAEIAKLETYLSEPDLYSTAPLKFEKATQALLERQSALSEAEEDWLMLEERSEG; encoded by the coding sequence ATGGCACGTACTCCGCTTTTGCAGTTAAAAGATATTTCTCTGACCTTTGGGGGCAATCCGATTTTTGACGGAATGGACCTGATCGTTCAACCGGGCGACCGTGTGGCGCTTGTGGGGCGCAATGGCTCTGGAAAATCGACCTTGATGAAAGTGATGAGCGGTCTGGTCGATGCGGATCGAGGCAGCCGTGTTTTGGCGCCGGCAAGCTCAGTGGGATATATGGAGCAGGATCCACAGATGCACGGGTTTGACACGTTGGGCGATTTCGCGATAAGCGGTTTGGAGCCCAGTGATTATTATCGCGTGGAGCGCGCCGCAGAGGGGCTTAAGTTTCAACCAGACCGCCCGGTGACAACGGCGTCAGGGGGCGAGCGTCGGCGCGCAGCTCTGGCCAAGCTGATGGCAGAAGCGCCTGAATTGATGCTGCTCGATGAGCCGACCAACCATTTGGATATTCAGGCGATATCATGGCTTGAAGAAGAATTGCGTAGCACCCGCGCGGCCTTTGTTTTGATCAGCCATGACCGGCGGTTTCTCGAGCGTCTGACGCGGGCAATCCTGTGGATTGACCGTGGCGCGGTGCGCCGCAATGAAGTTGGTTTTTCTGAGTTTGAGGCCTGGCGCGATAAGTTGTGGGAAGAAGAAGATATCCAACGCCATAAATTGGACCGGAAGATTAAATCGGAAGCGCGCTGGGCTGTTGAGGGCATCAGCGCGCGGCGTAAGCGCAACCAGGGCAGAGTGCGCGCCCTGCAAGATTTGCGCAGAGAACGCTCTTCAATGATCAAACGGCAGGATCGCGCGGCGATGGCGCTGGAAGCGGGGCATAAATCGGGCCGCAAAGTGATCGAAGCCGAAGCAATCGGCAAGCGTTTCGGGGATCAAGAGCTGTTCAAGAATTTTTCTATCAAAATTCAACGGGGCGATCGTGTGGCTTTTGTCGGCCCCAATGGGGTGGGGAAAACGACGCTTCTGAAAATTTTATTGGGTGAATTGCCTGCTGATACGGGCAGAGTTGTCTTGGGAACCAATCTGCTGGTCTCTGTGTTCGATCAAAGCCGCGCGCAATTAGACCCTGAAATGAGCCTTTGGGATAGTCTGACCGGCGATCCAGAGATGCGTGTCTCAGGAAAAGCCGACCAAATTCTGGTGCGCGGCCAACCCAAACATGTGGTGGGATATCTCAAGGAATTCTTATTTGATGAAGCGCGCGCGCGCGCGCCCGTGAAATCGCTTTCAGGGGGCGAAAAGGCCCGCTTGCTCTTGGCTAAAATCATGGCGCGGCAAAGCAATCTTTTGGTGCTGGATGAGCCAACCAATGATTTGGATGTGGAAACGTTGGATTTGTTGCAAGAGCTTTTGGCGGATTATGATGGCACCGTCTTGCTCGTCAGTCACGATCGCGACTTTTTGGATCGCACGGTCAATATGACGGTTGCGCTGGAAGGGGATGGCCAGGCCACACTCTATGCAGGGGGCTGGTCGGATTATCAATCACAGCGAAAGCCGCAAATTGACCCTCTCGAGCCCGTTGAAAAGAAAAAGATTAAAGCCACATCACAAAATATTGATAAGAATGACGAAAATACCTTATCTTTTGTAGAACAGCACCGCTTGAAAAAGCTTCCGGACGTGATCGCCCGGCTTGAGGCTGAGATTGCAAAGCTTGAAACTTATCTATCAGAGCCAGATCTTTATTCTACTGCACCGTTGAAATTTGAAAAGGCAACGCAAGCATTGCTCGAGCGACAAAGCGCTCTTTCTGAGGCTGAAGAAGACTGGCTAATGCTCGAAGAGCGTTCAGAGGGGTGA
- the ihfA gene encoding integration host factor subunit alpha, producing MSYKTLTRMDLSEAVFKEVGLSRNESAELVESLLNHISDALTKGEQVKISSFGTFSVRDKTARVGRNPKTGEEVPITPRRVLTFRPSHLMKEKVALGNKS from the coding sequence ATGAGCTACAAAACATTGACCAGGATGGATCTGAGCGAAGCTGTTTTTAAAGAGGTGGGCCTATCCAGAAATGAGAGCGCTGAGCTGGTTGAAAGCTTGCTCAACCATATCTCCGACGCTTTGACAAAAGGCGAACAGGTCAAAATCTCATCTTTTGGAACGTTCAGCGTGCGCGATAAAACGGCGCGGGTTGGGCGCAACCCGAAAACCGGGGAAGAAGTTCCGATAACACCAAGACGCGTGCTCACCTTCCGTCCGTCGCATCTGATGAAAGAAAAAGTAGCATTGGGAAATAAAAGTTAA
- a CDS encoding FtsQ-type POTRA domain-containing protein: protein MRSLIGRPRRQEDPAPSRLAYRLNRIMLRPVLRFTVIYGLPIGLVLAALGVYFGDQQRRDAVRLIYNQAATLFVERPEFMIDLMSISGASDDVAQDIREVLNIDFPISSFDLDSAQMRETILGLDPVKEARVNVHWGEMVQIEIEERRPAIIWRRRDALELLDETGTYVRTASSRLDYPHLNLIAGAGADQHVAQALALYAAARPLAERLRGMVYVGQRRWDVALDRDQRLMLPERDPVQALERIIGLDQAQDLLARDIEVVDMRLESRITLRLGEEALLGSRDVIQMKTGD, encoded by the coding sequence ATGCGATCGCTGATTGGCAGGCCGAGGCGGCAAGAGGATCCCGCACCCTCGCGGCTGGCCTATCGTCTGAATAGAATTATGCTGCGACCGGTCTTAAGGTTCACCGTGATTTACGGGCTGCCCATCGGTCTGGTGCTGGCTGCGCTTGGGGTTTATTTTGGCGATCAGCAACGTCGGGATGCGGTGCGTTTGATTTACAATCAGGCGGCAACGCTGTTTGTCGAGCGACCCGAATTCATGATTGATTTAATGTCAATCAGCGGCGCTAGCGATGATGTGGCGCAAGATATTCGCGAGGTTTTGAATATTGATTTCCCGATCAGTTCTTTTGATTTGGATTCTGCGCAGATGCGCGAAACGATCTTGGGGCTAGATCCCGTAAAAGAAGCAAGGGTGAATGTGCACTGGGGCGAGATGGTCCAGATCGAGATTGAAGAGCGGCGTCCGGCGATTATTTGGCGCCGCCGCGATGCACTTGAATTGCTGGATGAAACCGGCACCTATGTGCGCACCGCGTCTTCGCGGCTGGATTACCCGCATTTGAATTTGATCGCGGGCGCTGGAGCGGATCAACATGTGGCGCAAGCCTTGGCACTTTACGCTGCGGCGCGCCCGCTAGCCGAGCGGTTGCGGGGCATGGTTTACGTGGGGCAGAGACGCTGGGATGTTGCCTTGGATCGCGATCAACGCTTGATGTTGCCCGAACGCGATCCTGTGCAAGCCTTAGAGCGCATCATCGGTTTGGATCAGGCGCAGGATCTTTTGGCCCGCGATATTGAAGTGGTGGATATGCGCCTTGAGAGCCGAATAACCTTGCGCCTTGGAGAGGAGGCGCTTTTGGGATCTCGGGATGTGATACAGATGAAAACTGGAGACTAA
- a CDS encoding MmcB family DNA repair protein, with product MDLQPQKTLKMGQLLARGMARHLAGLGFVSLEEFPPIKGLRVDLLALGRKSEIWIIECKSSREDFMSDEKWQNYLPWCDQYFWAVPTDFPVDILPEQTGVFWADGYDAELMRDATISTLSPARRKSIIHRFARRAARRLAVLRDPTAQY from the coding sequence ATGGATTTACAACCTCAAAAAACATTAAAAATGGGTCAATTGCTTGCAAGGGGAATGGCGCGGCATTTAGCCGGGCTTGGCTTTGTAAGCCTTGAAGAGTTCCCCCCAATAAAGGGCTTGCGCGTGGATCTTCTGGCTTTGGGCCGCAAAAGCGAAATTTGGATTATTGAGTGTAAATCGAGCCGAGAAGATTTTATGTCTGACGAGAAATGGCAGAATTACTTGCCTTGGTGTGACCAGTATTTTTGGGCGGTACCAACGGATTTTCCGGTGGATATTTTGCCTGAGCAGACAGGCGTATTTTGGGCAGATGGCTATGATGCTGAGCTGATGCGTGACGCGACTATCAGCACCTTAAGCCCGGCGCGCAGAAAATCTATCATTCATCGGTTTGCGCGCCGCGCGGCGCGCCGCCTGGCAGTTCTTCGCGATCCTACGGCGCAATATTGA
- the bamE gene encoding outer membrane protein assembly factor BamE → MRRAGFQIISALVLVTLSACAGQIRNHGYMPAPDQVADILVGVDTRASVAEQLGLPTTEGLIEQDAYFYVRSRLQNKGLRGAEEIERNILVVSFDKNDVVKNIQRFSLSDGQIVALQPRVTLPPREEKGMFSRILSSIGSPDAASVINQ, encoded by the coding sequence ATGCGTAGGGCAGGGTTTCAGATCATATCCGCATTGGTTTTGGTGACGTTGAGCGCCTGCGCCGGACAAATCCGCAATCACGGTTACATGCCGGCACCTGATCAAGTGGCCGATATTTTGGTTGGCGTCGACACACGGGCCAGCGTGGCAGAGCAATTGGGGCTGCCCACCACGGAGGGTTTGATCGAACAAGACGCATATTTTTACGTGCGCAGTCGATTACAAAATAAAGGCTTGCGGGGCGCTGAAGAAATTGAACGGAATATTTTGGTGGTCAGCTTTGACAAAAATGATGTGGTGAAAAACATCCAACGGTTCAGCCTGTCGGATGGTCAAATCGTGGCGTTGCAACCGCGCGTCACGCTGCCTCCAAGGGAAGAGAAGGGGATGTTCAGCCGTATTCTTTCATCGATAGGATCCCCGGATGCCGCTTCGGTCATCAACCAATAA
- a CDS encoding D-alanine--D-alanine ligase, translating to MSSRATQRVAMLMGGLSAEREVSLVSGRECAAALRGEGFEVIELDAGADLAQRLDDLRPEVAFNALHGRWGEDGAVQGLLEWLKIPYTHSGVLASALGMDKQRSKKAFVEAGLPVADSKIVAKSEAASQFLLPAPYVIKPNNEGSSVGIYFVEEGANSLPHLGEDLPDMVMIERFVPGRELTTTVLDDQALAVTDIITEKWYDYAAKYHPGGSRHVVPADVPAEITAACLDYALRAHQALGCRGLSRTDFRWDETKGLEGLILLETNTQPGMTPTSLSPEQAASVGIGFGALCRRIVEDAGCDR from the coding sequence ATGTCGAGCAGGGCAACCCAAAGAGTGGCAATGTTAATGGGGGGGCTTTCCGCTGAGCGCGAAGTCTCTCTTGTCAGCGGGCGCGAATGCGCTGCCGCTTTGCGGGGCGAAGGATTTGAGGTGATTGAGCTGGACGCTGGCGCAGATCTTGCGCAACGGCTAGATGATCTGCGCCCCGAGGTTGCGTTCAATGCGCTGCACGGTCGCTGGGGTGAGGATGGCGCGGTTCAAGGCCTTCTTGAGTGGTTGAAAATCCCCTACACGCATTCGGGTGTTTTGGCCTCTGCCTTGGGGATGGATAAGCAGCGCTCAAAAAAAGCGTTTGTCGAGGCGGGGTTACCCGTGGCCGACAGTAAAATCGTTGCAAAATCAGAGGCCGCCAGCCAGTTTTTGCTGCCCGCTCCTTATGTGATCAAGCCCAATAACGAAGGCTCGTCTGTCGGGATATATTTTGTTGAAGAGGGGGCTAACTCTTTGCCCCATCTAGGCGAAGACTTGCCCGATATGGTTATGATCGAGCGCTTCGTGCCGGGGCGTGAATTAACCACCACCGTGCTGGATGATCAAGCCTTGGCTGTCACGGATATTATCACCGAAAAATGGTATGATTATGCCGCCAAATATCATCCGGGCGGGTCCCGCCATGTGGTGCCAGCGGATGTGCCGGCTGAAATCACTGCAGCCTGTTTGGATTACGCGCTGCGCGCGCATCAAGCGTTAGGGTGCCGCGGTTTAAGCCGAACCGATTTTCGCTGGGATGAAACGAAAGGGCTAGAGGGGTTGATCTTGCTAGAAACAAATACGCAACCGGGCATGACCCCCACCTCGCTGAGCCCCGAACAGGCTGCCAGCGTTGGCATTGGCTTTGGCGCGCTGTGTCGACGTATCGTGGAGGATGCTGGATGCGATCGCTGA
- a CDS encoding DUF177 domain-containing protein, with protein sequence MPEFTTQDAIIRRSDLNGQKPQPFDLRPNETDCALMAAALSVNGLRKLRLTGTLSATGALEWVLQGALGATVQQDCVVTLAPVVTRIDTKILRRFVPQDQLIPWEDSEEAELISNPDDSLEPLPESFELMEILQEALALEIPEYPRAAGAELGSVKSSPAGTTAFPEDPPKPFAGLAGLRAKMAKEQ encoded by the coding sequence ATGCCGGAATTTACCACACAAGATGCGATAATCCGCCGAAGCGATCTGAATGGTCAAAAACCACAGCCCTTCGATCTACGCCCGAATGAAACAGATTGCGCGCTCATGGCCGCGGCCTTATCGGTTAACGGCCTCAGAAAACTACGGCTAACGGGCACGCTTAGCGCAACCGGAGCGCTTGAATGGGTGCTCCAGGGAGCTCTGGGGGCAACCGTACAGCAAGACTGCGTCGTGACGCTTGCCCCTGTAGTCACCCGTATCGATACAAAAATTTTGCGCCGCTTTGTGCCACAAGATCAACTTATACCTTGGGAAGACAGCGAGGAAGCCGAGCTGATCTCTAATCCAGACGATTCGCTTGAGCCGCTGCCAGAAAGCTTTGAGCTGATGGAGATATTGCAAGAAGCTTTGGCTTTGGAGATTCCGGAATATCCACGCGCTGCGGGCGCTGAATTGGGCAGCGTGAAATCTTCCCCCGCCGGCACAACAGCTTTTCCAGAAGACCCTCCTAAACCTTTCGCAGGGCTGGCTGGTTTGCGTGCTAAAATGGCCAAAGAGCAATAA
- a CDS encoding MerR family transcriptional regulator yields MEKTAEAFRTISEVANWLELPTHVLRFWESQFSQIKPVKRAGGRRYYRPKDMLLIGGIKKLLHEDGESIKAAKKILNKRGVKYVAALSETPNFMKDRGDQAAAPPSDDAPNIAAIEDVNVSAERLIDTSTKVIPLHLPKTEPLPKTVPAPLSPPQKKSAGRKTSPAQSGDARQASLFDDYEPSSNFWADTEADNPPRAEPFATPFNIAPNFGAIKHHIRQMPPLSRAQKTDLEPLMQRMAAIWGAYSKRHNTP; encoded by the coding sequence ATGGAAAAAACCGCCGAAGCGTTCAGGACGATTAGCGAAGTTGCCAATTGGCTTGAACTACCAACGCATGTGTTGCGGTTTTGGGAAAGCCAGTTCAGCCAAATCAAACCCGTTAAACGCGCAGGCGGGCGCAGGTATTATCGCCCCAAAGATATGCTGCTGATCGGCGGTATAAAAAAGCTGCTGCATGAAGATGGCGAAAGCATCAAAGCGGCAAAAAAAATTCTAAACAAACGCGGGGTGAAATATGTTGCCGCATTATCCGAGACCCCCAATTTTATGAAAGATCGAGGCGATCAGGCGGCTGCCCCTCCAAGCGATGACGCGCCGAATATCGCAGCGATTGAAGATGTGAACGTCTCTGCCGAACGTTTGATCGATACCAGTACAAAAGTGATCCCATTGCACTTGCCAAAAACTGAGCCCTTGCCGAAAACCGTTCCTGCGCCGCTCTCCCCACCCCAAAAGAAATCTGCGGGGCGCAAAACATCCCCCGCCCAAAGCGGCGATGCCAGACAGGCTTCGCTTTTTGATGATTATGAACCAAGCTCAAACTTTTGGGCTGATACAGAAGCCGATAATCCACCGCGAGCTGAACCATTTGCAACGCCGTTTAATATCGCGCCCAATTTTGGCGCTATCAAACATCACATCCGCCAGATGCCCCCTTTAAGCAGAGCACAGAAAACAGATTTAGAACCATTGATGCAGCGTATGGCGGCTATATGGGGCGCCTATAGTAAAAGGCACAACACACCTTAA
- the fabH gene encoding beta-ketoacyl-ACP synthase III: MTVRAVVRGVGHYLPERVVPNSEFESQLDTSDAWIQARSGIKQRHFVAEGQTTSDMAIEAAKAALKDSDLHSDDIDAVIVATSTADLTFPSVATMVQAGLGMKTGFAYDVQAVCAGFIYALANANAQIIAGQANRILVVGAESFSKLMDWTDRGTCVLFGDGAGALVLEAEDGKGDKGDRGVLAVDLNSDGSYRDILYVDGGVSHQTTGHLRMHGKEVFRHAVEKLAQTAEAAMKKAHVVPDEIDWVVPHQANIRIIQGTAKKMGIGPERVVTTVQDHGNTSAASIPLALSVAKERGQIKKNDVIVTEAIGGGLAWGAVVLRW, translated from the coding sequence ATGACAGTAAGAGCCGTTGTGCGGGGCGTTGGCCATTACCTGCCAGAAAGAGTGGTACCGAACTCAGAATTTGAATCGCAACTGGACACCAGCGACGCTTGGATACAGGCGCGCTCTGGGATCAAGCAGCGGCATTTCGTGGCAGAAGGACAAACCACATCTGATATGGCGATTGAAGCCGCCAAGGCCGCCCTGAAAGACAGCGATTTGCATAGCGATGATATCGACGCGGTAATCGTGGCAACCTCAACCGCAGACCTCACCTTTCCTTCCGTCGCAACCATGGTGCAAGCCGGTCTCGGAATGAAAACCGGCTTTGCCTATGATGTGCAAGCGGTATGCGCCGGGTTTATTTATGCATTGGCAAATGCCAATGCGCAAATCATCGCCGGACAGGCAAACCGCATCTTGGTGGTTGGCGCCGAAAGTTTCAGCAAATTGATGGATTGGACGGATCGCGGGACTTGCGTCTTATTTGGCGATGGCGCAGGCGCGTTGGTTCTTGAAGCCGAAGACGGCAAAGGCGATAAAGGCGATCGCGGCGTGCTTGCTGTGGATTTGAACTCTGATGGCTCTTACCGCGATATTCTTTACGTCGATGGCGGTGTTTCGCATCAAACGACAGGACATTTGAGAATGCACGGCAAAGAAGTGTTCCGGCACGCTGTGGAAAAGCTTGCCCAAACCGCCGAAGCGGCCATGAAAAAAGCCCATGTTGTTCCCGATGAAATCGACTGGGTCGTTCCACATCAGGCCAACATTCGCATTATTCAAGGAACCGCCAAGAAAATGGGGATTGGCCCCGAGCGCGTTGTCACAACCGTTCAAGACCATGGCAATACTTCCGCAGCATCGATTCCCTTGGCGCTCTCTGTTGCCAAAGAACGCGGTCAAATCAAAAAGAATGACGTGATCGTAACCGAAGCCATCGGAGGTGGACTGGCTTGGGGTGCAGTCGTCTTAAGGTGGTAG